The following are encoded together in the Hoplias malabaricus isolate fHopMal1 chromosome 3, fHopMal1.hap1, whole genome shotgun sequence genome:
- the sun1a gene encoding SUN domain-containing protein 1 isoform X2, with the protein MSLDDRWDLESWGWTVLSSYSSSALEYEKEHKLAPVYESPRMSRRSLRLNAGTALYRDESILDSSHNRSITYNSVGSVHKEKKISKSRKSFHSTTGSGSLLQTPVKNQSSSVLYAHNSSLHSCAPSDASLLSSLLDESCIQERTVVDSFWGLDGDGDPKDQTLQIEHSFSSVNNGDMASAQTQTSTMTSSYICKDCTSSHSATRDVLPAYSSSKPCSSSSCSYSASSALHLDARDGASSPYTTVYSREKSRRHKSGVLGLLSEICLHYTRKAAASVVCVFTLFMHNALLTSLRQSKALLWSVTDWCVSVFRRITGSSSTALTLLAQSAGLRKASSVSANGGTSGSLSTAATTRAQPMWKISQWTIFRGLKFPKCHAGYCGTMNVNELVIQEEHQNLSGPLCDDCKGKQNVMTSEVHTWSSRAQQLLRPLWFLFIFTGSTLLKAGQKLLSAGYFITRKILSVLYLAAISPGKAVTGAFWWLGTAWYQLVTLMSLLNVFFLTRCLPLLKRLLLILLPFLLLFALWCWGPSSFWAYFPAANKTTWTSDSLFSSPIASMDENSERELHKGLAYTHSEDMSAAAAALTERLARLEQSLTQLWDRVSTSSSKEEKRHTEILGLYSSLRDKLHAETDRETLSQWVSAQFEQRVSLLKAEMEKGKQNLQQHQEEFDKKNQNQESRLAEVEALLKSLALKTEEFQRRQVAETPPSVSVEVDEASRAVLLAEVHRLEEALGSIRSDLHGVMSCKGRCEQLDSLHDTVSAQVRQELRSLLYGSEPPEGAELPDSLLQWLSTQFVSSSNLQASLAALERSILGNVSLQLEQMQQKPCAETITPAVLQTASQAGISEENVQLIVQNALKLYSQDRIGLVDYALESGGGSILSTRCSETYETKTALMSLFGLPLWYFSQSPRAVIQPDVHPGNCWAFRGSQGYLVIRLSVKIVPTAFSLEHIPKTLSPTGNISSAPRNFTVYGLDDEQQEEGRILGRYVYQDDGEPLQTYPVTEENPKAYQIIELRVLSNWGHPEYTCLYRFRVHGSPAQQ; encoded by the exons CTCCAGCTATTCTTCATCTGCTCTGGAATACGAGAAGGAGCACAAACTAGCTCCTGTTTACGAATCACCCAGGATGTCTCGTCGTAGTCTCCGGCTTAATGCCGGCACCGCTCTCTATCGGGATGAAAGCATATTGGACTCATCACACAACCGCAGCATCACCTACAACTCCGTAGGATCAGTTCACAAAGAGAAAAA aataTCAAAGAGCAGGAAATCCTTTCACTCCACAACTGGTTCAGGTTCATTGCTTCAGACACCAGTCAAGAACCAGTCGTCCTCTGTGCTATATGCTCACAACAGCAGCCTGCACAGCTGTGCACCCAGTGATGCCTCACTCCTGTCATCCCTGCTGGATGAGTCGTGCATACAGGAGCGTACTGTTGTCGACAGCTTCTGGG GATTGGATGGGGATGGAGATCCCAAAg ACCAGACTCTTCAAATAGAACACAGCTTCTCTTCAGTGAACAATGGTGACATGGCCTCAGCTCAAACGCAGACATCCACCATGACCAGCAGCTACATCTGTAAAGACTGCACCTCCAGCCACTCTGCGACCAGAGATGTTCTTCCCGCCTACTCTTCCTCCAAACcctgctcctcttcctcctgctcctACTCCGCCTCCTCAGCCCTGCATCTTGATGCCAGAGACGGAGCCTCGTCTCCCTACACTACAGTCTACAGCAGAGAGAAGAGCCGCCGACACAAATCCG GTGTGCTGGGGTTACTCTCTGAGATCTGCCTGCATTACACCAGAAAAGCCGCTGcctctgtagtgtgtgtatttacactgTTCATGCACAATGCCCTGTTGACCAGTCTTCGGCAGAGCAAAG CTCTGCTGTGGTCTGTGACAgactggtgtgtgagtgtgttcaggAGAATTACCGGCTCCTCATCTACAGCTCTCACACTGCTGGCTCAGTCTGCTGGACTGAGGAAGGCTAGCAGTGTCAGTGCTAATGGAGGTACTAGTGGAAGCTTGAGTACTGCTGCTACTACCAGGGCTCAACCaatgtggaaaatttcacaatgGACCATTTTTCGAGGTTTAAAATTTCCGAAAT GTCATGCAGGTTACTGTGGAACCATGAATGTAAATGAACTGGTGATTCAGGAGGAACACCAAAATCTCAGTGGGCCTCTAT GTGACGACTGCAAAGGAAAGCAGAATGTGATGACTAGTGAAGTTCACACATGGTCATCCAGGGCTCAGCAGCTCTTAAGGCCTCTGTGGTTCCTTTTCATTTTCACAG GCAGCACTCTGCTAAAGGCAGGGCAGAAGCTTCTTTCAGCCGGCTACTTCATCACACGGAAAATACTGTCTGTTCTATATTTGGCTGCTATTTCACCAG GCAAAGCAGTGACAGGAGCATTCTGGTGGCTAGGAACAGCATGGTATCAGCTGGTCACGCTTATGTCACTGCTGAATGTCTTTTTCTTGACAAG GTGTTTGCCCTTATTGAAGAGACTTCTCCTGATACTACTTCCCTTCTTGCTGCTCTTCG ctctgtggtgttggggtccgTCCAGCTTCTGGGCCTATTTTCCTGCCGCAAACAAGACGACTTGGACGTCGGACTCCTTGTTCAGCTCCCCCATAGCTTCTATGGATGAAAATAGTGAACGTGAACTTCACAAGGGCCTGgcatacacacactctgag GACATGAGCGCAGCAGCTGCAGCACTCACTGAAAGGTTGGCACGGTTAGAGCAGAGCCTGACGCAGCTGTGGGACCGAGTATCAACATCTAGCAGCAAGGAAGAGAAGCGGCACACTGAGATTCTGGGACTCTACAGCTCTTTGAGGGACAAGCTGCatgcagaaacagacagagagaccttGAGTCAGTGGGTGAGCGCTCAGTTTGAGCAGAGggtcagtttgctgaaagcagaGATGGAGAAAGGGAAGCAGAATTTACAGCAG CATCAGGAAGAGTTTGATAAAAAGAATCAGAATCAAGAGTCCCGACTTGCTGAAGTTGAAGCTCTTCTTAAGAGTTTAGCACTTAAAACAGAG GAGTTCCAGAGAAGACAAGTGGCTGAAACTCCACCCTCTGTCAG TGTTGAAGTGGATGAAGCTTCCAGAGCAGTTTTGCTTGCAGAAGTGCACAGGCTGGAGGAGGCACTGGGCAGCATAAGAAGTGACCTACATGGGGTGATGAGCTGTAAGGGTAGATGTGAACAGCTGGACTCCCTTCATGACACA GTGTCTGCACAGGTAAGGCAGGAGCTGCGATCTCTGTTGTATGGCAGCGAACCACCAGAGGGAGCAGAGCTGCCTGACTCTTTGCTGCAATGGCTGTCCACTCAGTTTGTGAGCAGCTCAAACCTCCAAGCCTCACTAGCTGCCCTGGAGAGGAGCATTCTGGGTAATGTGTCCCTTCAGCTGGAGCAGATGCAGCAAAAGCCCTGTGCAGAGACCATCACTCCAGCTGTGCTGCAAACCGCTAGCCAGGCAGGAATATCCGAGGAG AATGTGCAACTCATCGTGCAGAATGCTTTGAAGCTGTATTCTCAGGACCGCATTGGCCTTGTGGATTATGCTCTGGAGTCAGGAG GTGGAAGCATTCTAAGCACACGTTGTTCAGAGACGTATGAAACCAAGACTGCACTTATGAGTCTGTTTGGTCTGCCTCTTTGGTACTTCTCCCAGTCTCCCAGGGCTGTCATACAG CCGGATGTTCATCCTGGTAACTGTTGGGCGTTTCGAGGCTCGCAAGGATATTTAGTGATCCGTCTGTCTGTGAAGATCGTGCCTACAGCTTTTTCTCTGGAGCATATCCCTAAAACCCTGTCACCTACAGGCAACATCAGCAGCGCACCACGCAACTTTACCGTATAT GGACTGGATGATGAACAGCAGGAGGAAGGGCGCATTCTCGGCCGATACGTTTACCAGGATGACGGTGAACCTCTCCAAACCTATCCAGTCACG